The Trueperaceae bacterium region CCGACGCTGAACGCTCGGGCGGCGGCCGTTGCCAGCCGCGCGCTCACGGGGCGATGAAACGCACCTCGAACAAGGCGGGCCACAACTTCCCGGTCACGAGGAAGTTGCCGCTGGTTTCGTCGTAGGCGATGCCGTTGAGGACGGCGTCGCGGTCCGTGACGCCCGCTATGCGCCTGAGTTCGGACGCGTCGACAACGCCGGTCACCCTTCCGGACGCGGGGTCGATCCTGACGATCTCGTCGGTCTTCCAGACGTTGGCGTAGACCGACCCGGCCACGCATTCCAGCTCGTTCAGCATGGTCAGCGGCTTGCCGTCGCGGCTCACCTCGACGCTCCCCTCGATCTCGAACGTGATGGGGTCGCGCTTGGTCAGCTTCGCGCTGCCGTCGCTCATCCACAGGGTGGCGCCGTCGAAACAGAGGCCCCAGCCCTCGCCCGCGTAGCGCTGCGTTCCCGTC contains the following coding sequences:
- a CDS encoding glutaminyl-peptide cyclotransferase, translating into MRPWLTPVLAAIALALLASGCRGRDSERLGVEIVAQHAHDPQAYTQGLVWHEGTLYESTGLLGRSSLREVRLDGTVLRKRDLAPNVFGEGLELVGDELLQLTWQNGVLLRYDATTFEPTGTQRYAGEGWGLCFDGATLWMSDGSAKLTKRDPITFEIEGSVEVSRDGKPLTMLNELECVAGSVYANVWKTDEIVRIDPASGRVTGVVDASELRRIAGVTDRDAVLNGIAYDETSGNFLVTGKLWPALFEVRFIAP